The genome window ATGGAGGATTTTGTAATGGATAGAAAATATGATAATCACTAAGATTATTTTAAAAAATATATTGAAAACCGCTTCACTTGAGGCGGTTTTTTTATTTAAAATTAAATTCATTTCAAAAGATATAAAAACTGGAAGTCATAATTTGTTTGAGCAATATTTTCTAAAGGATTATTTCATACCATCAAAACACACTTAAATATATCTAATATTCAGCATCATTATTCTGTTGAACCATCTGGTTTATTATACTTAAATTTGTAAAAAAGCAAAAAATATGTCAATAGCAGAACAAACAAAAAACTCACAATATTTTATTGAACTCGAAGAAAAACATGGTGCTCACAATTATCATCCGCTTCCGGTGGTTTTAGATAAAGGTGAAGGCGTTTTTGTTTGGGATGTTGAAGGTAAAAAATATTACGATTTCCTTTCGGCTTATTCAGCAGTGAACCAAGGGCATTCTCATCCGAAAATCGTTGATGCTTTGGTAAATCAGGCTAAAAAATTAGCTTTAACTTCCAGAGCTTTTTACAATTCAAACTTGGGAGAATACGAGAAAAAAATCACTATTCTTTTCGGATTTGATAAAGTTTTACCAATGAACTCCGGAGCTGAAGCTGTAGAAACAGCAGTAAAATTAGCCAGAAAATGGAGCTATGAAGTAAAAGGAATTTCAGAAAATGCGGCTAAAATTGTAGTTTGTGAAAACAATTTCCATGGAAGAACGACAACAATCGTTTCTTTCTCAAACGATCCAGATGCCAATAAAAACTACGGTCCTTTCACACCGGGATTTGTAAAAATTCCTTACAACGACCTTGCAGCTTTAGAAGAAGTTCTAAAAAATGACGCTCAAAATATTGCAGCATTTTTGGTTGAACCGATTCAGGGAGAAGCTGGAGTTTACGTTCCGGATGAAAATTTCCTTAAGAACGCTTTAGAATTATGTAAAAAATACAATGTTCTTTTCATTGCAGACGAAGTACAGACAGGAATTGCAAGAACTGGTAAATTGATTGCTTGTCACCACGAAAATGTACAACCTGATATCTTAATTTTAGGAAAAGCACTTTCAGGTGGAATGTATCCTGTTTCTGCAGTTTTGGCGAATGATGAGATTATGAATGTTATCAAGCCTGGTCAACATGGTTCTACTTTTGGAGGAAATCCAATTGCCTGTGCTGTTGCAATTGCAGCTTTAGATGTTGTAGAAGAAGAAAAACTTTCTGAAAGAGCTGAAGAATTAGGAAAACTATTCAGAAGCGAAATCGAAAAACTAATTGAAAAATCAGACTTAATTACCAAAGTAAGAGGAAAAGGTTTATTGAATGCAATCTTAATCAATGATACTCCTGAAAGTTCTACCGCATGGAATCTTTGTTTACAATTAAAAGAAAACGGACTTTTAGCAAAACCAACCCACGGAAACATCATCAGATTAGCACCACCTTTGGTTATTACTGAAGAGCAATTATTAGATTGTGTGAAGATTATTGAGAAAACAATCTTAGATTTCAAAAAATAAAATCAAATATTTCCAAATGAATAACACTCTAAATCAGAGTGTTATTTTTTTATTCAATAAATAGAACAAACGATTGTTTAACTTTTACGTTTATTTTTCATCTAAGCTTTTATAATGTGAATGGTATGGAAGATCCAAAAATAAGTGCTTTATTAATAGTCTTTAATGAAGAGAAAAATATTGAAGAAGCTTTAAACTCGGTAGAATTTGCCGATGAAATTATTGTCTTGGATTCTTTCAGCACAGATAAAACAGTTGACATTATAAAAAGTAAATACCCAAAAGTGAAGCTCTATCAAAATAAATTTGAAGACTTTACCAAACAGCGCAATCTCTGCATTTCTTATGCAAAAAATGACTGGATTCTATTTTTAGATGCTGATGAGCGAATTACTCCGAAATTGAAAAATGAAATTCTAAAAGAAATTAAAAAACCCGTTACTCAAAATGCCTACTTTTTTAAACGAAAATTCTTTTTTATGGGTGAAAAAGTAAATTATTCAGGTACTCAAAACGATAAGAACATCCGTCTTTTTAAAAAGGAAGTGGCTCATTACGACGAAAACAAAAGAGTTCATGAAGGCTTGAGTAATGTCGACAATCCGGGAACTTTACAAAACTACCTTCTTCATTTTTCTTTTGATTCTTATGACGCATATTACAAAAAAGTCATTCACTATTCAAAACTGAAAGCAAAAGATTTGCATGAAAAAAGAATTCCATATCAAATGGTAAAGCAATTATCGAAAAGCGCCTTTAGTTTCTTTAAAATGTATTTTCTAAAGCTCGGAATCTTAGATGGCAAAAAAGGGCTAATCCTCTCCTATTTAAGCGCTTTAAGTTCTTTTAAAACCTATGAGTATTTAAAAGAAGAATATGCATAACAATTATTTTTTATAGGATTTAAAATTCTGAAAATAAACTGTATTTTTGCATCAGTAAGTCATCCATCTATGAAGCTTTCTGTAGCGATAATTACTTTTAACGAGGAAAGAATAATCGAAAAAAATCTAAATTCAGTTCACGATTTAGCCGACGAAATTATTATTGTCGACAGTTTCTCTAAAGACTGTACAGAAGAAATTTGCTCAAAATTCCCGAAAGTAAAATTTATTCAGCAAAAATTTTTAGGTTTTGGAAAACAGAAGAATTTTGCAATTGAGCAATGTCAATCAGAATGGATTTTATTTTTAGATTCTGATGAAATTCCTGATGAAGAGCTAAAAAAATCAATCAAAAAAATAATCTCGGAACCGCAACCTGAGTTTAATGTTTATGATGTTGAATTCAACAATATTTTTTTAGGCGAAACGCTAAAATATGGAGGTTGGGGAAATATAAAAAGAGAAAGATTGTTCAGAAAAGGTCACGGTAAATATTCTGAAGACATTGTACACGAATCATTTATCACAACTGAAAATAAAGGAAAACTGAAAGGAAAGATCAATCATTATACTTATAAAGACATTTATCATCACATTGAAAAGTCTAATAAATACACCTCGATGATGGCCGAAAAGATGTATAAAAATGGTAAAAAATCAAACATTTTTAAAATTCTTTTTAAACCTATGTTTCAGTTCTTCAAATCATATTTTTTACGTTTAGGATTTCTTGACGGTCTAGTTGGTTATTACGCTGCAGCAACAGCAGCTTTTTACACCTTCCTTAAATATAAAAAACTTCACGAAATTCATAAATTCAGATAGAATATGGTGCAGTTTCTTAAAAGAGTTTTAGGGCTTTCAAAGAAAGAAAGTATTAGAATTTTGATGTATCATCAGATTTTACCGCAATCTATCGCATATAAAAATGATTTGATTGTTACCGTTGAAAATCTAGAAGAGCAACTGATTTATATTAAAAATAATTTCAAAACTGTATTTTTCAAAGATTTAGAAGCGTCAAAATCTATTGAGAATAAAATTATTTTAACCTTCGATGATGGGTATTACAATAACTTACAATATCTGATTCCACTCCTCGAAAAACATCAATTGAAAGCAACCATTTTCATTCCTACAGAGTTTATCCAGAACAATCTTAATGGAGAAGAA of Chryseobacterium scophthalmum contains these proteins:
- the rocD gene encoding ornithine--oxo-acid transaminase encodes the protein MSIAEQTKNSQYFIELEEKHGAHNYHPLPVVLDKGEGVFVWDVEGKKYYDFLSAYSAVNQGHSHPKIVDALVNQAKKLALTSRAFYNSNLGEYEKKITILFGFDKVLPMNSGAEAVETAVKLARKWSYEVKGISENAAKIVVCENNFHGRTTTIVSFSNDPDANKNYGPFTPGFVKIPYNDLAALEEVLKNDAQNIAAFLVEPIQGEAGVYVPDENFLKNALELCKKYNVLFIADEVQTGIARTGKLIACHHENVQPDILILGKALSGGMYPVSAVLANDEIMNVIKPGQHGSTFGGNPIACAVAIAALDVVEEEKLSERAEELGKLFRSEIEKLIEKSDLITKVRGKGLLNAILINDTPESSTAWNLCLQLKENGLLAKPTHGNIIRLAPPLVITEEQLLDCVKIIEKTILDFKK
- a CDS encoding glycosyltransferase family 2 protein; protein product: MEDPKISALLIVFNEEKNIEEALNSVEFADEIIVLDSFSTDKTVDIIKSKYPKVKLYQNKFEDFTKQRNLCISYAKNDWILFLDADERITPKLKNEILKEIKKPVTQNAYFFKRKFFFMGEKVNYSGTQNDKNIRLFKKEVAHYDENKRVHEGLSNVDNPGTLQNYLLHFSFDSYDAYYKKVIHYSKLKAKDLHEKRIPYQMVKQLSKSAFSFFKMYFLKLGILDGKKGLILSYLSALSSFKTYEYLKEEYA
- a CDS encoding glycosyltransferase family 2 protein, yielding MKLSVAIITFNEERIIEKNLNSVHDLADEIIIVDSFSKDCTEEICSKFPKVKFIQQKFLGFGKQKNFAIEQCQSEWILFLDSDEIPDEELKKSIKKIISEPQPEFNVYDVEFNNIFLGETLKYGGWGNIKRERLFRKGHGKYSEDIVHESFITTENKGKLKGKINHYTYKDIYHHIEKSNKYTSMMAEKMYKNGKKSNIFKILFKPMFQFFKSYFLRLGFLDGLVGYYAAATAAFYTFLKYKKLHEIHKFR